One Archangium lipolyticum genomic window carries:
- a CDS encoding serine/threonine protein kinase: protein MGFFSKLPDMGEKVGDYRIVGRLGRGGGGTVFKAERAGRLVVLKFLHASALGGRARREISILLRLDSPRVVRFIGCDQWPEPQEGTPYIVMEFVEGPTLEVYARANNPPARRAAHLMLEAALALGEVHQQDVLHRDLKPENILIRSEGEQPVLIDFGVGSYLGAPHLTHSILPPGTYEFRSPEAYRFSRDMVGDDLYEFTRADDVWALGVTFYWLLTNALPFGDRYDPEGGGLAERIRHMEPVAPHVLNPRVPLALSALCLRMLEKKVEDRYTRVEEVCEALRQVLAEAGGEPGWDVPLCEPDAPGDSSSEESARVDTDGPLSWALGWLEHEPRRGVPPAEEGSALAEVANGQPDMPVAAQRALSEEESITRPTEPPLKVRRWWSLAVITGTTLVLALALGAGVWSLLFPPWADTPGTDRPDAPRALAGLCPTVDGGSGREMALASEALNPAAGEGALPYLPSLPASEFATAMLRKEDSRVKNQEKPAPRREVRRCVPIAKEVCKGALCTIVLVGCTSTTPQVRPTPQPADCPRHAEATMERELGIVIGHGTTFAFPEFFDAEPVVITVKEGPTQVQLRAPLGKLPPGTLLTGELLFGGKRVYGRFTQALTPEGKPFPVCIEFYSSMHPGVVVMPDSGRDTVRISSHSTVMSTNRFSVKQDN from the coding sequence ATGGGCTTTTTTTCGAAGCTCCCCGACATGGGCGAAAAAGTGGGGGACTACCGCATCGTCGGCAGGCTGGGCCGAGGTGGCGGCGGCACCGTCTTCAAGGCCGAGCGCGCTGGCCGCCTCGTCGTCCTCAAGTTCCTGCATGCCTCCGCGCTCGGCGGCCGGGCCCGGCGCGAAATCAGCATCCTGCTGCGCCTGGACAGCCCTCGCGTGGTGCGCTTCATCGGGTGCGACCAGTGGCCCGAGCCCCAGGAGGGCACGCCCTACATCGTCATGGAGTTCGTCGAGGGCCCGACCCTGGAGGTCTACGCACGGGCGAACAACCCGCCGGCCCGCCGGGCCGCGCACCTCATGCTGGAGGCCGCGCTCGCGCTGGGGGAGGTGCACCAGCAGGACGTCCTTCACCGCGACCTCAAACCCGAGAACATCCTCATCCGGAGCGAGGGCGAGCAGCCCGTCCTCATCGACTTCGGCGTGGGCTCGTACCTCGGGGCGCCCCACCTCACCCACAGCATCCTGCCCCCAGGCACCTACGAGTTCCGCTCGCCCGAGGCCTACCGCTTCAGCCGGGACATGGTGGGGGATGACCTGTACGAGTTCACCCGGGCCGATGACGTATGGGCCCTCGGCGTCACCTTCTATTGGTTGCTGACGAACGCCCTGCCCTTCGGGGACAGGTACGACCCGGAAGGCGGAGGCCTGGCGGAGCGCATCCGCCACATGGAGCCCGTGGCGCCGCACGTGCTCAACCCGCGTGTGCCGCTGGCGCTCTCCGCCCTCTGCCTGCGGATGCTGGAGAAGAAGGTGGAGGACCGGTACACGCGCGTGGAGGAGGTGTGCGAGGCGCTGAGGCAGGTCCTGGCCGAGGCCGGGGGAGAGCCGGGCTGGGATGTGCCCCTGTGCGAGCCGGACGCGCCCGGCGACAGCTCCTCGGAGGAGTCCGCGCGAGTGGACACGGACGGCCCCCTGAGCTGGGCACTGGGGTGGCTCGAGCACGAGCCCCGACGAGGAGTCCCACCCGCCGAGGAGGGGAGCGCGCTGGCCGAGGTGGCGAACGGGCAGCCGGACATGCCCGTGGCCGCTCAGCGGGCCCTATCGGAGGAGGAGTCCATCACCCGTCCCACCGAGCCCCCTCTAAAAGTGCGGAGATGGTGGTCCCTGGCCGTGATCACCGGGACGACCCTCGTCCTGGCCCTGGCCCTGGGCGCTGGGGTGTGGAGCCTCCTGTTCCCGCCATGGGCGGACACTCCCGGCACAGACAGGCCGGATGCACCTCGTGCGTTGGCTGGGCTCTGCCCTACTGTAGATGGCGGCTCCGGCCGTGAAATGGCGCTGGCCAGCGAGGCGCTGAATCCTGCCGCTGGCGAAGGCGCGCTGCCATACCTGCCCTCCCTCCCCGCGTCCGAATTCGCCACCGCCATGCTTCGCAAGGAAGACTCCCGCGTGAAGAACCAAGAGAAGCCCGCGCCGCGGCGCGAGGTGCGACGCTGTGTGCCCATCGCCAAGGAGGTGTGCAAGGGAGCCCTCTGCACGATCGTCCTCGTTGGCTGCACCAGCACCACGCCCCAGGTGCGCCCCACGCCGCAGCCCGCCGATTGCCCCCGCCACGCCGAGGCAACCATGGAGCGGGAGTTGGGCATCGTCATCGGGCATGGGACTACGTTCGCGTTTCCCGAGTTCTTCGACGCGGAGCCGGTCGTCATCACCGTGAAGGAGGGCCCCACCCAGGTCCAGCTAAGAGCCCCACTGGGAAAGCTGCCTCCCGGCACCCTCCTCACCGGAGAGCTGCTCTTCGGGGGCAAGCGCGTCTACGGCCGCTTCACGCAGGCCCTCACGCCCGAGGGGAAACCCTTCCCCGTGTGCATCGAGTTCTATTCGAGCATGCATCCGGGTGTCGTAGTCATGCCCGATAGCGGGCGAGACACCGTCAGGATCTCGTCCCACTCGACCGTGATGTCCACGAATCGCTTCAGCGTGAAGCAGGACAACTAG